In Rhizobium indicum, the following proteins share a genomic window:
- a CDS encoding ABC transporter ATP-binding protein codes for MKEPFLQISGIRKEYGPVVAVHDVNLDVRRGEFLTFLGPSGSGKSTTLYILAGFETPTKGDITLEGKTLLDTPSHKRNIGMVFQRYTLFPHLTVGENIAFPLKVRRKSKAEVDSKVKEMLRLVRLEGFEDRKPAQMSGGQQQRVALARALAYDPPVLLMDEPLSALDKKLREEIQHEIRRIHQQTEVTILYVTHDQEEALRLSDRIAVFSKGVIDQIGTGPELYANPKTRFVAEFIGDSDFISCDLVSSSDGQATIALGGGTIFNQIPVHGKGTSGARAALMLRPERIRLSRVRAAGVGLAATVSDITFLGNNIHVSTETAAGEALSVRLPFGHEAIAGLNRGDIVHLDFDPGAAHVFC; via the coding sequence ATGAAAGAACCATTCCTTCAGATCAGCGGAATACGCAAGGAATACGGCCCTGTCGTCGCCGTCCACGACGTCAATCTCGACGTTCGACGCGGGGAGTTCCTGACCTTTCTCGGACCGTCCGGATCCGGGAAAAGCACGACCCTCTACATCCTGGCCGGTTTTGAAACTCCGACGAAAGGCGACATCACGCTGGAGGGCAAGACCTTGCTCGACACGCCGTCGCACAAACGCAACATCGGCATGGTGTTCCAGCGCTACACCTTGTTTCCGCATTTGACGGTGGGCGAAAACATCGCCTTCCCGCTGAAGGTCCGGCGCAAGTCCAAGGCCGAGGTCGACAGCAAGGTGAAGGAGATGCTGCGCCTCGTCAGGCTCGAAGGCTTCGAGGATCGCAAGCCCGCACAAATGTCCGGCGGCCAGCAGCAGCGTGTCGCCCTTGCCAGAGCCCTTGCCTATGATCCGCCGGTGCTTCTGATGGACGAGCCGCTGTCGGCGCTCGACAAGAAGCTGCGCGAGGAAATCCAGCATGAGATACGCCGGATCCATCAGCAGACCGAAGTGACGATCCTCTATGTCACGCACGACCAGGAGGAGGCGCTGCGGCTCTCCGACCGCATCGCCGTCTTTTCCAAGGGCGTCATCGACCAGATCGGAACAGGCCCCGAACTCTATGCCAATCCCAAGACCCGCTTCGTTGCCGAATTCATCGGCGACAGCGACTTCATTTCGTGCGACCTGGTGTCATCCTCCGACGGACAAGCCACCATTGCGCTCGGAGGCGGGACCATCTTCAATCAAATTCCGGTGCATGGAAAAGGGACCTCCGGCGCCAGGGCAGCTCTGATGCTGCGGCCTGAGCGCATTCGCCTGTCGCGCGTCCGGGCGGCCGGCGTGGGTCTTGCCGCGACGGTCAGCGACATTACCTTTCTCGGCAACAATATCCACGTCTCGACGGAGACGGCGGCCGGCGAGGCGCTTTCGGTCCGCTTGCCATTCGGTCATGAGGCTATTGCCGGGCTCAATCGTGGAGATATAGTCCATCTGGATTTCGATCCCGGCGCCGCTCACGTATTCTGCTGA
- a CDS encoding NAD-dependent epimerase/dehydratase family protein — MAPRLIITGSTGYIGARLVAMARERGFDVVELGRRLGPAWRIGDEPAASDLEGAIGLVHLAHSWATPPEAAEEENVNISGTLKLAEAAKAAGVPRFVFASSTSSRREALNVYGRTKFRIEEHLAACKAAPIVRIARIGLVYGGPRTAMYGLMAKLAALSPILPMIGLSRKVQPIHLDEVAAGLLALATGENQPLKTFVLAPEKPISFAAWLRILRRGQGKGNLHFIPVPLTAALLACRMTKLLPLIPTVDPERVLGLAGAAPMESSESLRLLKLNLADPAPTLAGEFGQTHEEPSRREAQALLRYLGIAPTEIQLQRLCEGLRREGLSPLGLSPAMIRHPGLLALFEPPANRTRHRLAQALYLADLASEPERASGKKVGFFGAMLAISSDVLLFPLRVLLAGRYR, encoded by the coding sequence ATGGCACCACGTCTCATCATCACGGGATCGACCGGCTATATCGGTGCAAGACTTGTCGCGATGGCGCGTGAGCGCGGCTTCGACGTGGTTGAACTCGGCCGCCGGCTCGGCCCGGCGTGGCGCATTGGCGATGAGCCTGCCGCGTCCGATCTGGAGGGAGCGATTGGGCTCGTCCATCTCGCGCATTCCTGGGCTACTCCGCCGGAGGCGGCCGAAGAAGAAAACGTCAATATATCAGGCACATTGAAGCTGGCGGAAGCGGCAAAGGCAGCCGGCGTGCCGCGCTTCGTTTTTGCCTCGTCCACCTCGTCCAGAAGAGAAGCGCTCAATGTCTACGGCCGGACCAAGTTCAGGATCGAAGAGCATTTGGCTGCCTGCAAGGCGGCACCGATCGTCAGAATTGCGCGAATAGGGTTGGTTTATGGCGGCCCGCGCACAGCGATGTACGGCCTGATGGCGAAATTGGCGGCGCTCAGCCCAATCCTGCCGATGATCGGGCTCAGCCGAAAAGTTCAGCCCATTCATCTCGACGAAGTCGCCGCAGGCCTGCTGGCGCTGGCGACCGGAGAGAACCAGCCGCTGAAGACATTTGTGCTGGCGCCGGAAAAGCCCATAAGCTTTGCCGCCTGGCTCAGAATTCTCCGCCGCGGCCAGGGTAAGGGCAACCTTCATTTCATACCGGTTCCCCTGACCGCCGCACTCCTCGCCTGCCGAATGACGAAGCTTCTCCCGTTGATTCCCACGGTCGATCCGGAGCGCGTCCTGGGGCTTGCAGGCGCCGCACCGATGGAGAGTAGCGAGAGCCTCAGGCTCCTGAAGTTGAACCTGGCTGACCCAGCGCCTACGCTTGCCGGAGAATTCGGCCAGACACACGAGGAGCCATCGCGACGTGAGGCACAGGCTCTGCTGCGATATCTAGGCATCGCGCCCACCGAAATACAGCTGCAACGGCTTTGTGAAGGGCTGCGGCGTGAAGGGTTATCGCCGCTCGGCCTTTCCCCGGCAATGATCAGGCATCCTGGTTTGCTGGCGCTCTTTGAACCGCCGGCCAATCGAACACGGCATCGCCTCGCGCAGGCCCTCTATTTGGCCGACCTCGCGAGCGAACCGGAAAGGGCCTCGGGCAAAAAGGTCGGATTTTTCGGCGCGATGCTGGCGATTTCGAGCGATGTTTTGCTCTTTCCGCTCCGCGTGCTTTTAGCGGGGAGATATCGATGA
- a CDS encoding HAD-IIIA family hydrolase, with translation MGSEGAIRQAVIIAGGLGTRARSMTGDAIPKALLPLGGVPIILRQIRVLAREGVQHVRVLGGHLGSQLEPALGPEAEKLGITIDVFVETSPLGTAGCLTTLDTTLGDVLIVYGDMLFDIDLAALARHRHQFPAALTIIVHPNDHPRTSDLVVQKSGYLQRLLPRKTPRDADWRNLVPAGLYVASNQFFETLLPGRPADMIHDVIPGLLERSIPVAIYDTPEYMKDTGSPSRHAAAAEDLRQERVHAVHLSVRRPAVFFDCDGVLNEDVGGHGVIHPDQVKLIGRAGEAVRLAREAGFLAIAVTNRPQVAKGLLDESGLDHVLGRLEAELAEDGGVLDRIYFCPHHPDKGFPNEIPELKINCACRKPGDLMIRQAMTELPVEKSKSVLIGDSLRDIGAARKAGIWAYGVRTGYGLRDEKSYPAAETDIPRADLVFDTVYDAVRFQCGYQDIGKELSGAIHQRLQSKASPLLVSVCGRSRSGKSTFAHAVERMLSESGRRVLRLELDRWILPLEYRRPDMTAEERNRVELYPEIVSRLRQSGQVEAPSYDAASRSQGKDTTTYDARDAEVILLDGIFAGHRSIREDVDMAVFVEASQQTLLNRFHNFYAWKGLTAAAADGLWASRIQEEWPRIDLQRTSADIVINLEEAIL, from the coding sequence ATGGGTTCTGAAGGCGCTATCCGCCAGGCCGTCATTATTGCCGGGGGCCTTGGAACGCGTGCTCGCAGCATGACAGGCGATGCCATTCCGAAGGCTCTTTTGCCGCTTGGCGGCGTGCCGATCATTCTCAGGCAGATTCGTGTGCTGGCCCGCGAAGGTGTTCAGCATGTGCGCGTGCTCGGTGGTCACCTCGGCAGCCAGCTGGAACCTGCTCTTGGCCCGGAAGCTGAAAAGCTCGGCATCACGATCGACGTCTTCGTCGAGACGTCTCCGCTCGGCACGGCAGGCTGCTTGACGACTTTGGACACGACATTAGGTGACGTCCTGATCGTCTACGGCGACATGCTTTTTGACATCGATCTGGCGGCACTGGCACGTCATCGTCATCAATTTCCAGCCGCTCTGACCATCATCGTTCACCCCAACGATCATCCCCGCACATCCGATCTCGTCGTCCAGAAGAGCGGTTATCTCCAGCGCCTGTTACCTCGCAAAACGCCCCGCGATGCTGATTGGCGCAATCTCGTACCGGCCGGTTTGTACGTGGCTTCCAACCAGTTTTTCGAGACGCTCCTGCCGGGGCGGCCGGCCGACATGATCCATGATGTCATTCCCGGTCTCCTCGAACGTTCCATCCCGGTCGCAATCTATGACACGCCGGAATATATGAAGGATACCGGGTCTCCGAGCCGACATGCTGCCGCGGCGGAGGATCTTCGGCAGGAACGGGTTCATGCGGTCCATCTGTCCGTTAGAAGACCAGCGGTGTTTTTCGATTGCGATGGCGTACTCAACGAAGATGTCGGCGGCCATGGCGTCATACATCCCGACCAGGTGAAGCTGATCGGCCGAGCCGGCGAAGCGGTGCGGCTCGCCCGCGAGGCCGGTTTCCTGGCGATTGCCGTCACCAACAGGCCGCAGGTCGCCAAAGGCCTGCTCGATGAATCCGGCCTGGATCATGTTCTTGGTCGCCTGGAGGCCGAGCTGGCCGAAGATGGCGGCGTCCTGGACCGTATTTACTTTTGTCCGCACCATCCGGACAAAGGATTTCCCAATGAGATCCCCGAACTCAAGATCAATTGTGCATGCCGCAAACCGGGCGATCTGATGATCCGCCAGGCAATGACCGAGTTGCCGGTCGAAAAATCGAAATCCGTCCTCATCGGAGACAGCCTGCGCGACATAGGTGCGGCCCGTAAGGCAGGCATCTGGGCCTATGGCGTCCGGACGGGTTATGGCCTGCGGGATGAGAAGAGCTATCCTGCTGCGGAAACAGATATTCCGCGTGCCGATCTTGTCTTCGACACGGTCTATGACGCCGTTCGCTTTCAATGCGGTTATCAAGATATCGGAAAAGAGCTTTCCGGAGCCATTCATCAACGACTTCAAAGTAAAGCAAGTCCGCTGCTCGTCAGCGTCTGCGGCCGTTCCCGTTCCGGGAAAAGCACGTTTGCGCATGCGGTCGAGCGTATGCTCTCGGAATCAGGACGCCGGGTGCTGAGGCTGGAACTCGATCGCTGGATACTGCCGCTCGAATATCGCCGTCCTGATATGACCGCGGAGGAACGCAACAGGGTCGAGCTCTATCCCGAGATCGTCAGCAGGCTGCGCCAATCCGGACAGGTCGAGGCGCCCAGCTATGACGCGGCAAGCCGTAGTCAGGGCAAGGATACGACCACCTATGATGCGCGTGATGCCGAGGTCATTCTGCTGGACGGCATCTTTGCCGGACACAGGTCGATCCGCGAAGATGTCGATATGGCTGTCTTCGTCGAGGCATCACAGCAGACACTGCTCAACCGCTTTCACAATTTTTACGCCTGGAAAGGCCTTACGGCAGCCGCGGCCGACGGGCTCTGGGCATCGCGAATTCAAGAGGAGTGGCCGAGGATCGATCTACAGCGGACATCGGCCGATATCGTCATCAATCTCGAGGAGGCCATCCTTTGA
- a CDS encoding GHMP kinase, whose protein sequence is MIVSSAPFRVSFAGGGSDIASYYRRQAGAVLSCAIAKYSFVIVHNYFNENKYHLKYTRTELADTLEEIAHPLLREALRMHRVEPGIEVASVADIPSGTGLGSSSSFSVALINALYAHRSRFASKDQLAEEACKLEIDILKEPIGKQDQYAAAHGGLNFIEFNPNGGVNVQPVVLGSEKMAELESNILLFFTGSQRDTRSVLSTQVQAMEADEEKFRTVERMVQLSYEMRDILMAGDLSAFGEALHRGWMMKRSLTSKITNNAIDECYEAARAAGAIGGKLAGAGGGGFLVLYCPRDRQEKVRQALSQLKEIEFRFDWSGARIAFAQ, encoded by the coding sequence TTGATCGTTTCATCCGCACCTTTTCGGGTCAGCTTCGCCGGAGGCGGCTCGGACATAGCGTCCTACTACCGTCGTCAAGCGGGCGCGGTATTGTCCTGCGCGATCGCCAAGTACAGCTTCGTTATCGTGCATAACTACTTCAATGAAAACAAATATCATCTCAAATATACGCGCACCGAGCTCGCCGATACGCTTGAGGAGATCGCGCATCCGCTGCTGCGCGAGGCCCTGCGAATGCACCGGGTCGAGCCCGGCATCGAAGTTGCTTCGGTCGCCGACATTCCCTCGGGAACCGGGCTGGGATCATCCAGTTCCTTTTCCGTGGCGCTGATCAATGCGCTCTACGCCCACCGGTCGCGCTTTGCCTCCAAGGATCAGCTGGCGGAAGAAGCGTGCAAACTCGAAATCGATATCCTGAAGGAGCCGATCGGCAAGCAGGACCAATATGCGGCCGCCCATGGCGGCCTGAACTTCATCGAATTCAATCCCAACGGCGGCGTCAACGTTCAGCCCGTCGTCCTCGGCTCCGAAAAGATGGCAGAACTCGAGAGCAACATCCTGTTGTTTTTCACAGGAAGCCAGCGCGACACGCGCTCAGTGCTGTCGACGCAGGTGCAAGCCATGGAAGCGGACGAAGAAAAATTCCGGACCGTCGAGCGCATGGTACAGTTGAGCTACGAAATGCGCGACATCCTGATGGCTGGAGATCTCAGTGCGTTCGGCGAAGCGCTGCACCGCGGATGGATGATGAAAAGATCGCTGACGTCGAAGATTACCAACAATGCGATCGACGAGTGTTACGAGGCAGCCCGTGCCGCCGGCGCTATCGGTGGCAAGCTTGCGGGTGCAGGCGGAGGGGGATTCCTCGTTCTCTATTGCCCTAGAGATCGTCAGGAAAAAGTCCGGCAAGCGCTGTCGCAGCTCAAGGAAATCGAGTTTCGTTTTGACTGGAGCGGCGCGCGCATCGCCTTTGCGCAGTAG
- a CDS encoding FAD-dependent oxidoreductase — protein sequence MNGPDADFIIIGSGPAGVSAAFPLIAAGRRVLMLDGGDDAGSQEESRSVRVLGSNLESLRTDDGSSPKLQTPAARGILEPFRRQSGITGDGFIPIGSLARGGLSNIWGAQISYLDAEDIANWPIDIASLQRSYEHVAKRIGISRNADVAIDADGEPVLPLGATAAHVLHRHQAVKPADGSFRLFPAVNAILSAARPGRAACDLRDDCLYGCPTGAIYNSRRDLLLLRKSPHFRLLDNMQAISLTHSSGWTVGTADGSSFSAPRIILAAGVLGTAALLADLLPFGEQGLRLLNSPTLAVPLLCPPRLLRSPTPTHSLAQLGLSLRYGSGASDYVTGAIYEVGTLPAQSFINRMPLGRKAGRAAFELIGSSLLVGTIYYPGDQSHSYIRRDETAGKRLTVRGGFADGFGLRDETLKKMLRREWKRLGLIQLPGASLAEPGIDAHFAGTLPMGAAGPFGTSSDGELNLHPGLYVVDGSILPDLSSKYVTMTIMANADRIAHRLAETEANSAL from the coding sequence ATGAATGGGCCGGACGCCGACTTCATCATCATCGGCAGTGGACCTGCCGGTGTCTCCGCTGCGTTTCCCCTGATAGCGGCCGGACGCCGCGTTCTGATGCTGGATGGCGGGGATGATGCCGGATCGCAAGAGGAAAGCCGCAGCGTCCGCGTCCTGGGAAGCAATCTGGAATCGCTGCGAACGGACGACGGAAGTTCGCCGAAATTGCAGACCCCTGCAGCACGAGGAATTCTCGAACCTTTTCGACGCCAATCCGGCATAACCGGCGACGGTTTCATCCCAATCGGCAGCCTTGCCCGCGGCGGGCTCTCCAACATTTGGGGAGCGCAAATCAGCTATCTCGATGCCGAAGACATCGCGAATTGGCCAATAGACATCGCCTCCTTGCAGAGGTCCTACGAGCATGTCGCCAAGCGCATCGGCATCAGCAGGAATGCGGATGTTGCGATAGACGCTGACGGCGAGCCCGTCCTGCCGCTTGGAGCGACAGCGGCCCATGTTCTCCATCGACACCAGGCCGTAAAGCCGGCTGATGGGTCGTTCCGGCTTTTTCCGGCCGTCAATGCCATACTTTCGGCGGCGCGGCCCGGGCGGGCGGCATGCGATCTGCGCGACGACTGTCTCTATGGCTGCCCGACCGGCGCGATCTATAACAGCAGGCGGGATCTGCTTCTGTTGCGAAAGTCTCCGCATTTTCGTTTGCTCGATAACATGCAGGCGATCTCGCTGACACACAGCTCGGGCTGGACAGTCGGAACGGCAGACGGATCGTCATTTTCCGCGCCGAGGATCATTCTTGCCGCTGGGGTTCTCGGAACAGCCGCCCTGCTGGCCGATCTCCTGCCGTTTGGCGAGCAAGGGCTGCGTCTCCTGAACAGCCCCACACTGGCCGTCCCTCTGCTCTGTCCCCCACGTTTGTTGCGTTCCCCGACGCCGACGCACAGCCTTGCGCAGCTTGGCTTATCTCTGCGCTACGGCAGCGGCGCATCCGATTACGTGACGGGAGCGATCTATGAAGTTGGTACTCTGCCGGCGCAGAGTTTTATCAACAGGATGCCGCTCGGTCGAAAAGCCGGGCGCGCGGCGTTCGAGCTTATCGGCAGCAGTCTCCTCGTCGGGACGATCTATTATCCCGGCGATCAGAGCCACAGCTACATCCGTCGGGATGAAACGGCAGGAAAGCGTCTGACCGTCCGCGGCGGCTTCGCAGACGGTTTTGGCCTTCGCGACGAGACTTTGAAAAAAATGCTCCGCCGTGAATGGAAACGGTTGGGACTGATACAGCTCCCGGGCGCATCGCTGGCGGAACCTGGCATCGATGCACATTTCGCCGGCACTCTGCCTATGGGCGCGGCCGGCCCGTTCGGCACTTCTTCCGATGGCGAGCTGAATCTCCATCCCGGTCTTTACGTCGTCGATGGTTCGATTCTTCCCGATCTTTCCTCGAAATACGTCACGATGACGATCATGGCCAATGCCGACCGCATCGCTCACCGCCTCGCCGAAACGGAAGCAAACTCGGCACTTTAG
- a CDS encoding NAD-dependent succinate-semialdehyde dehydrogenase, giving the protein MKLNDPSLFRQACPIADRWIEAEGRKAATVRNPATGEVLGVVPDLGAAETEDAIRAAVIAQKLWAKKTAGERAAILKAWHRLMIENRDDLAMILTLEQGKPLAEAKGEITYGASFIEWFAEEARRINGEVVPGHQPDKRILVLRQPAGVVAAITPWNFPNAMITRKIGPALAAGCAVVLKPALQTPFSAIAIAVLGERAGLPPGLLNIVTGDAAAIGGALTASRDVRVLTFTGSTRTGELLYRQCAPTIKKLGLELGGNAPFIVFDDADLDAAVEGALIAKFRNNGQTCVCANRLYVQDGVYEAFAAKLAAAVSGLKVGNGLDRDVVLGPLIDDNAVAKVESHISDAVSKGAGIVLGGKRHALGGHFFEPTILRDVAAGMQVAREETFGPLAPLFRFRDEQDVIEQANDTEFGLASYFYARDLSRVFRVAEALEYGMVGVNTGLVSTAEAPFGGVKMSGLGREGSRHGLDEYTELKYVCLGGIA; this is encoded by the coding sequence ATGAAGCTCAATGATCCCTCGCTGTTCCGTCAGGCATGCCCCATCGCCGATCGCTGGATCGAAGCGGAAGGCCGCAAGGCGGCGACGGTCCGCAATCCGGCGACAGGTGAGGTGCTGGGGGTGGTCCCTGACCTCGGCGCCGCGGAAACGGAAGATGCCATCCGCGCCGCCGTCATCGCCCAGAAGCTTTGGGCGAAGAAGACCGCCGGGGAGCGCGCCGCCATTCTCAAGGCATGGCACCGCCTGATGATCGAAAACCGCGATGATCTGGCGATGATCCTGACGCTGGAGCAGGGAAAGCCGCTCGCCGAGGCCAAGGGGGAGATCACCTATGGCGCGAGCTTCATCGAATGGTTCGCCGAAGAGGCGAGACGCATCAACGGCGAGGTCGTACCGGGACATCAGCCGGACAAGCGGATCCTCGTCCTGCGCCAGCCTGCAGGCGTGGTGGCGGCGATCACGCCCTGGAACTTTCCGAACGCGATGATCACCCGCAAGATCGGCCCCGCGCTTGCCGCCGGCTGTGCCGTGGTTCTCAAGCCGGCGCTGCAGACGCCATTCTCCGCCATAGCGATCGCCGTTCTCGGTGAGCGTGCCGGCCTGCCGCCGGGGCTTCTCAACATCGTCACGGGTGACGCAGCGGCAATTGGCGGGGCGCTGACGGCAAGCCGTGACGTTCGCGTCCTGACCTTCACCGGGTCCACCCGGACGGGCGAACTGCTTTACCGGCAATGCGCGCCGACGATCAAAAAGCTCGGCCTTGAGCTTGGCGGCAATGCACCCTTCATCGTGTTCGACGACGCCGATCTCGACGCTGCCGTCGAAGGCGCGCTCATCGCCAAGTTCCGCAACAACGGCCAGACCTGCGTCTGCGCCAATCGGCTTTATGTTCAGGACGGCGTCTACGAAGCGTTTGCCGCCAAGCTGGCCGCAGCCGTTTCGGGCTTGAAGGTCGGCAACGGTCTCGACCGTGACGTCGTGCTTGGTCCGCTGATCGATGACAATGCCGTCGCCAAGGTCGAAAGCCATATCAGCGATGCCGTTTCAAAGGGTGCCGGGATCGTCTTAGGCGGCAAACGCCACGCGCTCGGCGGCCATTTCTTCGAGCCGACGATCCTACGCGATGTTGCTGCCGGCATGCAGGTCGCGCGCGAGGAAACCTTCGGGCCGCTCGCACCGCTTTTCCGTTTCCGCGACGAGCAGGACGTCATCGAACAGGCAAACGACACCGAGTTCGGGCTCGCTTCGTATTTTTATGCCCGCGATCTGTCGCGGGTATTTCGCGTGGCCGAAGCGCTCGAATATGGGATGGTCGGCGTCAATACCGGTCTCGTCTCGACGGCTGAGGCTCCGTTCGGCGGCGTGAAAATGTCGGGCCTCGGTCGCGAAGGGTCGCGGCACGGATTGGACGAATATACGGAACTTAAATATGTATGCCTCGGCGGCATTGCCTGA